A section of the Arabiibacter massiliensis genome encodes:
- a CDS encoding formate dehydrogenase accessory sulfurtransferase FdhD, protein MRQDRDERDPAARAEAWEVPDEAGAAGMREVEALLVTEQGAARRTEVVAVEMRADILLDGEYWASAALTPSDLEDYALGALFGAGAIARAADVASVDVRAAEGAAVLDVQLAPGVAHAAPRRCCGLAAPAGAVFPGCTLAGALREGGAPGAAARKRRGLPLVEPEAIWRMSRALLPVQGMHRATGATHAAVFAGLDGRALLMREDVGRHNAVDKLVGALLRAGIDPAEGFAYLSSRCALELVAKLARAGVRLVATVSAPTTAVLDFAEREDVTLCAFAREGRFTVYAHPERIAR, encoded by the coding sequence ATGCGACAGGATCGCGACGAGAGGGATCCGGCGGCGCGCGCCGAGGCCTGGGAGGTGCCCGACGAGGCGGGCGCAGCCGGCATGCGCGAGGTGGAGGCCCTGCTGGTGACGGAGCAGGGCGCCGCCCGGCGCACCGAGGTGGTGGCCGTGGAGATGCGGGCGGACATCCTGCTGGACGGCGAGTACTGGGCCTCGGCGGCGCTCACGCCCTCCGACCTGGAGGACTACGCCTTAGGCGCGCTGTTCGGGGCCGGCGCCATCGCCCGCGCCGCCGATGTGGCCTCGGTGGATGTGCGTGCGGCGGAGGGGGCGGCCGTGCTCGACGTGCAGCTGGCCCCCGGCGTCGCGCACGCCGCGCCGCGGCGCTGCTGCGGGCTCGCCGCCCCGGCGGGCGCGGTGTTTCCGGGCTGCACGCTGGCCGGCGCCCTGCGGGAGGGCGGGGCGCCGGGGGCGGCTGCTCGCAAGCGGCGCGGGCTGCCGCTTGTGGAGCCCGAGGCCATCTGGCGCATGAGCCGCGCGCTTCTGCCCGTGCAGGGCATGCACCGCGCCACGGGCGCCACGCATGCGGCCGTGTTCGCCGGCTTGGACGGACGCGCGCTGCTCATGCGCGAGGACGTGGGGCGCCACAACGCGGTGGACAAGCTGGTGGGCGCGCTTCTGCGCGCGGGGATCGACCCGGCGGAGGGCTTCGCCTACCTGTCGAGCCGCTGCGCGCTCGAGCTGGTGGCGAAGCTCGCCCGCGCGGGCGTGCGGCTGGTGGCCACGGTGTCGGCGCCCACCACGGCGGTGCTCGACTTCGCCGAGCGGGAGGACGTCACCCTCTGCGCGTTCGCGCGCGAGGGCCGTTTCACCGTGTACGCGCATCCCGAGCGCATAGCGCGCTGA
- a CDS encoding formate/nitrite transporter family protein — protein MAPEDLKGLKPDALSPAETESKAEGVGCTKASMSGGKCFVSAILAGAFIGFGATYFCLFLGDTTMPFGAQRLVGGLCFCLGLALVLCCGAELFTGNALMLCAKASKRIGWSGLLKNWAVVWVGNLVGSLLAVGLVFMANTQGMAGGAVGEVFVNVAAGKVALDVVPMFFKAIMCNILVCLAVWIGFSARTVTDKVIGILLPISAFVAIGFEHSVANMFFLPMGFLLNSVGIGAAGAVTLGGMAFNLCIVTLGNIVGGGLVGLAYWFIYHKKAEK, from the coding sequence ATGGCACCGGAAGATCTGAAGGGGCTCAAGCCCGACGCGCTGTCACCGGCGGAGACCGAGTCGAAGGCCGAAGGGGTAGGCTGCACGAAGGCGTCCATGTCGGGCGGCAAGTGCTTCGTGTCGGCCATACTGGCCGGCGCGTTCATCGGGTTCGGCGCGACGTACTTCTGCCTGTTCCTCGGCGACACCACCATGCCGTTCGGCGCGCAGCGCCTGGTGGGCGGCCTGTGCTTCTGCCTGGGCCTGGCGCTTGTGCTGTGCTGCGGCGCGGAGCTCTTCACCGGCAACGCGCTCATGCTGTGCGCGAAGGCGTCGAAGAGGATAGGCTGGAGCGGCCTTTTGAAGAACTGGGCGGTCGTGTGGGTGGGCAACCTGGTGGGCTCGCTTCTGGCCGTGGGGCTCGTCTTCATGGCGAACACGCAGGGCATGGCGGGCGGCGCCGTGGGAGAGGTGTTCGTGAACGTGGCCGCCGGCAAGGTGGCGCTCGACGTGGTGCCCATGTTCTTCAAGGCCATCATGTGCAACATCCTCGTGTGCCTGGCGGTGTGGATCGGGTTCTCGGCCCGCACGGTCACCGACAAGGTCATCGGCATCCTGCTTCCCATCTCGGCCTTCGTGGCCATCGGCTTCGAGCACAGCGTGGCCAACATGTTCTTCCTGCCCATGGGCTTCCTGCTGAACTCGGTGGGCATCGGGGCGGCCGGCGCGGTGACGCTGGGCGGCATGGCGTTCAACCTGTGCATCGTGACGCTGGGCAATATCGTGGGCGGCGGCCTGGTGGGCCTGGCCTACTGGTTCATCTACCACAAGAAGGCGGAGAAGTAG
- a CDS encoding hydrogenase 3 maturation endopeptidase HyCI, whose product MSGIVFTVGSVLRGDDAAGPMLAKMLEDDPVEGWDVVDGGQTPEDDLAVIRRAAPERIVLVDAAQMGLWPGAVRRLGVDDVARQFLITTHSLPISFLLGELQGICDDVTFLGIQLRSTEFFEPLSPEVRAALDDIAACLRAGGDFSGYATMDG is encoded by the coding sequence ATGAGCGGCATCGTGTTCACGGTTGGCAGCGTGCTGCGCGGCGACGACGCTGCGGGGCCGATGCTGGCCAAGATGCTCGAGGACGACCCGGTGGAGGGCTGGGACGTGGTGGACGGCGGGCAGACGCCCGAGGACGACCTCGCGGTGATCCGCCGCGCCGCCCCCGAGCGCATCGTGCTGGTGGACGCGGCGCAGATGGGACTCTGGCCGGGGGCGGTGCGCCGGCTCGGCGTGGACGACGTGGCGCGGCAGTTCCTCATCACCACGCACTCGCTGCCCATCTCGTTTCTGCTGGGCGAGCTGCAGGGCATCTGCGACGACGTGACGTTTCTGGGCATCCAGCTGCGCTCGACCGAGTTCTTCGAGCCGCTGTCGCCCGAGGTGCGCGCCGCGCTCGACGACATAGCGGCCTGCCTGCGCGCGGGCGGGGACTTCTCGGGGTACGCGACCATGGACGGCTGA
- a CDS encoding formate hydrogenlyase complex iron-sulfur subunit, protein MLKTLRNILKTGDATVKYPFAPLETTPDMRGKPEHDLERCIACAACAVACPPNAIQMAADEKAGTITWSIDYGRCIFCGRCEEVCPLEAIRLGSEFELAVMCKDDLVESCTYQLQTCSECGRYFAPRKEVDYAVRLLGGMESSPEGEAAVELAGVCPACKRRADGLAAKRATDAQGGR, encoded by the coding sequence ATGCTGAAGACGTTGCGCAACATACTGAAGACCGGCGACGCCACGGTGAAGTACCCGTTCGCGCCGCTGGAGACGACGCCGGACATGCGCGGCAAGCCCGAGCACGACCTGGAGCGCTGCATCGCCTGCGCCGCCTGCGCCGTGGCCTGCCCACCGAACGCCATCCAGATGGCGGCCGATGAAAAGGCCGGCACCATCACCTGGTCCATCGACTACGGCCGCTGCATCTTCTGCGGCCGCTGCGAGGAGGTGTGCCCGCTCGAGGCCATCCGCCTGGGAAGCGAGTTCGAGCTGGCGGTGATGTGCAAGGACGACCTTGTGGAGTCGTGCACCTACCAGCTGCAGACGTGCTCGGAATGCGGCCGCTACTTCGCGCCGCGCAAGGAAGTGGACTATGCGGTGAGGCTTCTGGGCGGCATGGAGTCGTCGCCGGAAGGCGAGGCGGCCGTGGAGCTGGCGGGCGTGTGCCCTGCCTGCAAGCGCCGCGCCGACGGTTTGGCCGCCAAGCGGGCGACCGACGCGCAAGGAGGACGATAA
- a CDS encoding NADH-quinone oxidoreductase subunit B family protein — protein MAEIATTATAPVRAGAGKGIVFPESLQHRLDKKELDDKIVAAKAALLNDIKRSVYIYRVDCGGCNACEIEIFATITPVFDAERFGIKNMASPRHADILVYTGAVTRAMRMPALRAYEAAPDPKLVVSYGACGCTGGIFHDNYCVWGGTDKLMPVDVYIPGCPPSPAQTIYGFAVALGLLGQKLHAKALVEGEGEQAPLLHADIPYKLRVELEREARLMSGYRYGRDLVDRFMEALSPEDGGDVMASLAALVAAEQDPRKAEVYADLKDLVAAKVVGVRP, from the coding sequence ATGGCTGAGATCGCAACGACGGCGACGGCGCCGGTCCGGGCGGGCGCGGGCAAGGGCATCGTGTTTCCCGAGAGCCTGCAGCATCGCCTGGACAAGAAGGAGCTCGACGACAAGATAGTCGCCGCGAAGGCCGCGCTCTTGAACGACATCAAGCGCTCGGTGTACATCTACCGCGTGGACTGCGGCGGCTGCAACGCGTGCGAGATCGAGATATTCGCCACCATCACGCCGGTGTTCGACGCCGAGCGCTTCGGCATCAAGAACATGGCGAGCCCGCGCCACGCCGATATCCTGGTGTACACGGGGGCGGTGACGCGCGCCATGCGCATGCCGGCCCTGCGCGCCTACGAGGCCGCCCCCGACCCGAAGCTCGTGGTGAGCTACGGCGCGTGCGGGTGCACGGGCGGCATCTTCCACGACAACTACTGCGTGTGGGGCGGCACCGACAAGCTCATGCCGGTGGACGTGTACATCCCGGGATGCCCGCCCTCGCCGGCGCAGACCATCTACGGGTTCGCCGTCGCGCTGGGGCTATTGGGCCAGAAGCTGCACGCCAAGGCGCTCGTGGAAGGGGAGGGCGAGCAGGCGCCGCTTCTGCACGCCGACATCCCCTACAAGCTGCGGGTGGAGCTGGAGCGCGAGGCGCGCCTCATGTCGGGGTACCGCTACGGGCGCGATCTGGTGGATAGGTTCATGGAGGCGCTCTCGCCCGAGGACGGCGGGGACGTGATGGCGTCGCTTGCCGCCCTGGTGGCCGCCGAGCAGGATCCCCGCAAGGCCGAGGTGTACGCCGACCTGAAGGACCTCGTGGCCGCCAAGGTCGTGGGGGTGCGGCCGTGA
- the amrS gene encoding AmmeMemoRadiSam system radical SAM enzyme translates to MGELRAVCGACPHACSLADGQRGLCRARVARGGRVVDENYGRVTALALDPVEKKPLARWRSGSNVLSVGSYGCNLRCPFCQNADIACAGPDDVRWREASPEALVDLALKTGPDNVGIAFTYNEPLVGWEYVRDAGRLAHEAGLANVLVSNGMVNEGPLAEVAPLVDAANIDLKGFDQGFYDVVDGDFAAVKRAIETLAALPSCHLEVTTLVIPGLNDDAETIDAAAAWLASLDPSIPYHLTRFFPCHRMADRPPTPVETLRKLAAVARRHLDDVLLGNC, encoded by the coding sequence GTGGGTGAGTTGCGCGCCGTGTGCGGCGCCTGCCCCCATGCCTGCTCGCTCGCCGACGGGCAGCGGGGCCTCTGCCGCGCCCGCGTCGCTCGCGGCGGACGCGTGGTGGACGAGAACTACGGCCGGGTGACCGCGCTCGCGCTCGACCCGGTGGAGAAGAAGCCGCTCGCCCGGTGGCGCAGCGGCTCGAACGTGCTCTCGGTGGGAAGCTACGGCTGCAACCTGCGCTGCCCGTTCTGTCAGAACGCCGACATCGCCTGCGCCGGGCCCGACGACGTGCGCTGGCGCGAGGCGTCGCCTGAGGCGCTGGTGGACCTCGCGCTCAAGACGGGCCCGGACAACGTCGGCATCGCCTTCACGTACAACGAGCCGCTCGTGGGCTGGGAGTACGTGCGCGACGCGGGGCGGCTCGCGCACGAGGCGGGGCTCGCGAACGTGCTCGTGAGCAACGGCATGGTGAACGAGGGCCCGCTTGCGGAGGTGGCGCCCCTCGTCGACGCGGCGAACATCGACCTCAAGGGGTTCGACCAGGGCTTCTACGATGTGGTGGACGGCGACTTCGCGGCCGTCAAGCGCGCGATCGAGACGCTGGCGGCCCTGCCGAGCTGCCACCTCGAGGTGACGACGCTCGTGATCCCCGGACTCAACGACGACGCGGAGACGATCGACGCGGCCGCCGCCTGGCTCGCCTCGCTCGACCCGTCCATTCCGTACCACCTCACGCGCTTCTTCCCGTGCCACCGCATGGCCGACCGCCCGCCCACGCCCGTGGAGACGCTTCGCAAGCTCGCGGCCGTCGCCCGCCGCCACCTCGACGACGTCCTGCTAGGCAACTGCTGA
- a CDS encoding hydrogenase large subunit has product MKKTTESARIGASHVEAVRKRFPGVMKDAAWQAEDQLTITVATDSLPDVMEFLYWQRGGWLPMMVGNDERAISGVYALYYVLSMEEEDKCYLTVRAEVDPETCSFPSVTPRVPACVWSEREVRDMFGLVPVGLPDERRLVLPDDWPDGLYPLRKDAMDYRRRPAPVSDVENYSFLAETDGRETTEIPMGPLHITSDEPGHFRLFVEGEEIVDADYRLFYVHRGMEKVAEARLNYDAVTFLADRICGICGCAHSVAYAEAVEKSQGIEVPLRAQYIRAILLEVERLHSHLLNLGLVCHYCGFDTGFMHFFRVREKSMDLAELLTGHRKTYGLNLIGGVRRDILAEQKTATLRLVGELRQEVAALVDELMSTPNFLARTEGVGILDPKVARAFSPVGPCVRGSGFARDVRFDHPFDGYKSLMGSFKAASHDGCDVKSRTLVRIDEFLASLDMIESMLENAPAGPILTEHWTYTPHKFALGFTEAPRGEDTHWAMTGDNQKCYRWRAKAATYSNWPILRYMFRGNTISDAALIVGSMDPCYSCTDRVTVVDVNKRTSTVLTKTQLESYCRRRTHSPLKD; this is encoded by the coding sequence CGCATCGGCGCCTCCCACGTCGAAGCGGTGCGCAAGCGCTTCCCCGGCGTGATGAAAGATGCCGCCTGGCAGGCGGAAGACCAGCTCACCATCACGGTGGCCACGGATTCGCTGCCCGACGTGATGGAGTTCCTCTACTGGCAGCGCGGCGGCTGGCTGCCCATGATGGTGGGCAACGACGAGCGCGCGATCAGCGGCGTCTACGCGCTGTACTACGTGCTGTCCATGGAGGAAGAGGACAAGTGCTACCTCACGGTGCGCGCCGAGGTGGATCCTGAAACGTGCTCGTTTCCCAGCGTGACGCCGCGCGTGCCCGCCTGCGTGTGGAGCGAGCGCGAGGTGCGCGACATGTTCGGCCTGGTGCCCGTGGGGCTGCCCGACGAGCGCCGCCTGGTGCTGCCCGACGACTGGCCCGACGGCCTCTACCCGCTGCGCAAGGACGCGATGGACTACCGCCGCCGTCCCGCGCCGGTGTCCGATGTGGAGAACTACTCGTTTCTGGCCGAGACGGACGGGCGCGAGACCACCGAGATACCCATGGGGCCCTTGCACATCACCTCCGACGAGCCGGGGCACTTCCGCCTGTTCGTGGAGGGCGAGGAGATCGTGGACGCCGACTACCGGCTGTTCTACGTGCACCGCGGCATGGAGAAGGTGGCCGAGGCGCGCCTGAACTACGACGCCGTCACGTTTCTGGCCGACCGCATCTGCGGCATCTGCGGATGCGCGCACTCGGTGGCCTACGCCGAGGCGGTGGAGAAGTCCCAGGGCATCGAGGTGCCGCTGCGCGCGCAGTACATCCGCGCCATCCTGCTCGAGGTCGAGCGCCTGCATTCGCACCTGCTCAACCTGGGGCTCGTGTGCCACTACTGCGGCTTCGACACGGGCTTCATGCACTTCTTCCGCGTGCGCGAGAAGTCCATGGACCTGGCCGAGCTGCTCACCGGCCACCGCAAGACCTACGGCCTGAACCTCATCGGCGGCGTGCGCCGCGACATCCTGGCCGAGCAGAAGACGGCCACCCTGCGCCTGGTAGGCGAGCTGCGCCAGGAGGTGGCCGCGCTCGTGGACGAGCTCATGTCCACGCCGAACTTCCTCGCCCGCACCGAGGGCGTGGGCATCCTCGACCCGAAGGTGGCCCGCGCGTTCAGCCCGGTGGGGCCCTGCGTGCGCGGCAGCGGCTTCGCCCGCGACGTGCGCTTCGACCATCCCTTCGACGGCTACAAGAGCCTCATGGGCTCGTTCAAGGCGGCCAGCCACGACGGCTGCGACGTGAAGAGCCGCACGCTCGTGCGTATCGACGAGTTCTTGGCCTCGCTCGACATGATCGAGAGCATGCTGGAGAACGCGCCGGCCGGCCCCATCCTCACCGAGCACTGGACGTACACGCCGCATAAGTTCGCCCTCGGCTTCACCGAGGCGCCGCGCGGCGAGGACACCCACTGGGCCATGACGGGCGACAACCAGAAGTGCTACCGCTGGCGCGCGAAGGCGGCCACGTACAGCAACTGGCCCATCCTGCGCTACATGTTCCGCGGCAACACCATCTCCGACGCCGCGCTCATCGTGGGCAGCATGGACCCGTGCTACTCGTGCACCGACCGCGTGACCGTGGTGGATGTGAACAAGCGCACGAGCACGGTGCTCACGAAGACGCAGCTGGAATCCTACTGCCGTCGCCGCACCCACTCTCCGCTGAAGGATTAG
- a CDS encoding chloride channel protein: MRARARIGAAARWTAAAAFVGVAVGALTVALGWAVEASVAAFFDAQDVLKWLLPLSGAATFGLYRLLRLDFSLGTADVIEAARASRPVPLALAPGIFAGTCLTLLCGGSVGKEAAALQLGGSVSSHVGRFFGLGSEDCRQTLVMCGMAAALSAVLLAPLAAAVFVAEVMHRRLPHARCFLAPAASALVSYGVARLAGARLVPLDLPPVDLAGADLLATAALGAMAAVFAAAFCIALRTSRRQLARLGAPLLVLVTGGSLVSMVLGFTDWSPYGGTGLVQIDAALAGESLPAEAFLAKGAVTLLVLAAGLKGGEIMPVLCMGACLGSSFAAAAGLDGACMAALGMVGLFSACSNCPVASFILGMELFGTAGAPALLIVSLVGFALSYRCGLYQSAVIDWTPAGMLRRWRERAEGGEPRG, from the coding sequence GTGCGCGCCCGTGCGCGGATAGGCGCGGCGGCGCGCTGGACGGCCGCCGCCGCGTTCGTGGGCGTCGCCGTCGGCGCGCTCACGGTGGCGCTCGGCTGGGCGGTGGAGGCTTCCGTCGCGGCGTTCTTCGACGCGCAGGACGTGCTGAAATGGCTCCTGCCCCTCTCGGGTGCGGCGACGTTCGGGCTCTACCGCCTGCTTCGCCTCGACTTCTCACTCGGCACCGCCGACGTCATCGAGGCCGCCCGCGCCTCGCGGCCGGTGCCCCTCGCGCTGGCCCCCGGCATCTTCGCCGGCACCTGCCTCACGCTGCTGTGCGGGGGCTCGGTGGGCAAGGAAGCTGCGGCCCTGCAGCTGGGCGGCAGCGTGTCGTCGCACGTGGGACGCTTCTTCGGGCTGGGCTCCGAGGACTGCCGGCAGACGCTCGTCATGTGCGGCATGGCGGCGGCCTTGAGCGCCGTGCTGCTCGCGCCGCTGGCCGCCGCCGTGTTCGTGGCGGAGGTCATGCACCGCCGCCTTCCCCATGCGCGCTGCTTCCTGGCGCCGGCGGCCTCGGCGCTCGTCTCGTACGGCGTGGCGCGCCTCGCGGGCGCCCGTCTCGTGCCGCTCGACCTTCCGCCTGTGGACCTGGCCGGTGCCGACCTTCTGGCCACGGCGGCGCTCGGCGCCATGGCCGCCGTGTTCGCGGCCGCCTTCTGCATCGCGCTGCGCACGTCGCGCCGCCAGCTCGCGCGGTTGGGCGCGCCGCTGCTCGTGCTGGTGACGGGCGGGTCCCTCGTGTCGATGGTGCTCGGGTTCACCGACTGGTCGCCCTACGGCGGCACGGGCCTCGTCCAGATAGACGCGGCGCTCGCGGGCGAATCCCTGCCCGCCGAGGCGTTCCTCGCCAAAGGCGCGGTCACGCTGCTCGTGCTGGCGGCGGGGCTCAAGGGCGGCGAGATCATGCCGGTGCTGTGCATGGGGGCGTGCCTGGGATCGTCCTTCGCCGCCGCGGCGGGCCTCGACGGCGCGTGCATGGCGGCGCTCGGCATGGTGGGCCTGTTCTCCGCGTGCTCGAACTGCCCCGTCGCGTCGTTTATCCTGGGGATGGAGCTCTTCGGCACGGCCGGCGCGCCCGCCCTGCTCATCGTGTCGCTCGTGGGCTTCGCGCTGTCGTATCGCTGCGGGCTGTACCAGTCGGCGGTGATCGACTGGACGCCGGCCGGCATGCTGCGCCGGTGGCGCGAGCGCGCCGAGGGCGGTGAGCCGCGCGGATGA
- the hycH gene encoding formate hydrogenlyase maturation protein HycH translates to MSAVPAAVDAVRAQGEAVSFFRLTRKFVDSAASVPEDASDVLYYTLAVGHHTGVIDCFERALAMPLATYEKLVALMDDEEARYKLEGVSRFGEIEIDKAHVGVLLPAARAALASLDVFNEPGKTRIALSADETAALMGLVDLLLKVRDEPSVYVMARRTS, encoded by the coding sequence GTGAGCGCGGTGCCCGCAGCCGTCGACGCCGTGCGGGCCCAGGGAGAGGCGGTGTCGTTCTTCCGCCTGACGCGGAAGTTCGTGGACAGCGCCGCCTCGGTGCCCGAGGACGCGAGCGACGTTTTGTACTACACGCTGGCCGTGGGGCACCACACCGGCGTCATCGACTGCTTCGAGCGGGCGCTTGCCATGCCGCTTGCCACCTACGAGAAGCTCGTGGCGCTCATGGACGACGAGGAGGCGCGCTACAAGCTTGAAGGCGTATCGCGCTTCGGCGAGATAGAGATCGACAAGGCGCACGTGGGCGTGCTGCTGCCCGCGGCGCGCGCGGCCCTGGCCTCGCTCGACGTGTTCAACGAGCCCGGCAAGACCCGCATCGCGCTCTCGGCCGACGAGACGGCGGCGCTCATGGGGCTCGTGGATCTGCTGCTGAAGGTGCGCGACGAGCCGTCGGTGTACGTGATGGCGAGGCGGACCTCATGA
- the amrA gene encoding AmmeMemoRadiSam system protein A has product MSIVAAYAVPHPPLIVPEVGRGQERAIQATIDAYREVARRIAAHEPDTIVVSSPHAPLFRDCFHLSTGEAAHGDMGRFGAWDAAVNVGYDEEFVAAVAACARKHTVPVCGSGMADAELDHATFVPLHFIGEACQGFRLVRTGLSALSPETHRALGRCIAEAARDLGRRCVFVASGDLSHKLAADGPYGFAPEGPVFDREVTALFDSGDLEGLFAIDAAFADAAAECGLRSFQIMAGALEGLPTTHELLSYEGPFGVGYAVAAFEVEGPQGDGAVNSAVDAEADARAAADAAADEGAVDPYVALARASVEGFVRTGRPIDRPAGLPPELMDERAGVFVSLHEGGDLRGCIGTIAPVTGCVADEIIRNGVAAASEDPRFPPVRERELDALSYSVDVLRPPMPVGSPEELDPARFGVIVTKGWRRGLLLPNLEGVDDVADQLAIAKRKAGIDPADDDVELERFEVVRHARGGEACRG; this is encoded by the coding sequence ATGAGCATCGTCGCCGCATACGCCGTTCCGCATCCGCCGCTCATCGTGCCCGAGGTGGGGCGCGGCCAGGAGCGGGCCATCCAGGCCACGATCGACGCGTATCGCGAGGTCGCGCGCCGCATCGCCGCCCATGAGCCCGACACGATCGTGGTGTCCTCGCCCCATGCGCCCCTGTTCCGCGACTGCTTTCACCTATCCACCGGCGAGGCGGCGCACGGCGACATGGGCCGTTTCGGTGCGTGGGACGCGGCCGTGAACGTGGGCTACGACGAGGAGTTCGTGGCCGCGGTCGCGGCATGCGCGCGCAAGCACACGGTGCCCGTCTGCGGCAGCGGCATGGCCGACGCCGAGCTCGACCACGCGACGTTCGTGCCGCTCCACTTCATCGGCGAGGCGTGCCAGGGCTTCCGCCTCGTGCGCACGGGGCTCTCGGCGCTCTCGCCCGAGACGCATCGCGCGCTCGGCCGCTGCATCGCGGAGGCGGCGCGCGACCTGGGCCGGCGCTGCGTGTTCGTGGCGAGCGGCGATCTGTCCCACAAGCTTGCCGCCGACGGGCCCTACGGCTTCGCGCCCGAGGGCCCCGTGTTCGACCGCGAGGTGACCGCGCTCTTCGATTCAGGCGACCTGGAGGGGCTCTTCGCCATCGACGCGGCGTTCGCCGACGCGGCGGCCGAATGCGGGCTGCGCTCGTTCCAGATCATGGCCGGGGCGCTCGAGGGTCTGCCGACCACCCACGAACTCCTGAGCTACGAGGGCCCCTTCGGCGTGGGCTACGCCGTGGCCGCGTTCGAGGTGGAGGGCCCGCAGGGCGATGGCGCGGTGAATTCCGCCGTGGATGCCGAGGCCGATGCGCGCGCGGCGGCCGACGCTGCGGCGGACGAAGGCGCGGTCGACCCCTACGTGGCGCTCGCGCGGGCGAGCGTGGAGGGCTTCGTGCGCACGGGCCGCCCCATCGACCGCCCCGCCGGCCTGCCGCCCGAGCTGATGGACGAGCGGGCGGGCGTGTTCGTGTCGCTGCACGAGGGCGGTGACCTGCGGGGCTGCATCGGCACCATCGCGCCGGTCACCGGGTGCGTCGCCGACGAGATCATCCGCAACGGCGTGGCGGCCGCAAGCGAGGACCCGCGCTTCCCGCCGGTGCGCGAGCGCGAGCTGGACGCGCTGTCGTACTCGGTGGACGTGCTGAGGCCCCCGATGCCCGTCGGCTCGCCCGAGGAGCTCGACCCCGCGCGCTTCGGCGTGATCGTGACGAAGGGCTGGCGGCGCGGCCTTCTGCTGCCGAACCTGGAGGGCGTGGACGACGTGGCCGACCAGCTGGCCATCGCCAAGCGCAAGGCGGGCATCGACCCTGCGGACGACGACGTGGAGCTCGAGCGCTTCGAGGTGGTGCGCCACGCTCGGGGAGGGGAGGCCTGCCGTGGGTGA